In Candidatus Babeliales bacterium, the following proteins share a genomic window:
- the rpmE gene encoding 50S ribosomal protein L31: protein MKKELHPELHDVTAHCACGYSFKTMSTASDISVSICSHCHPFYTGSQKLVDTAGRIEKFEKRFKKGK from the coding sequence ATGAAAAAAGAACTACATCCAGAACTTCATGACGTAACAGCTCACTGCGCTTGCGGATACTCGTTCAAAACGATGTCCACTGCGTCTGATATCAGCGTTTCAATCTGCTCTCATTGCCATCCGTTTTATACCGGTTCGCAAAAGTTGGTTGATACAGCTGGCCGTATTGAGAAATTCGAAAAGCGTTTCAAAAAAGGTAAATAA
- a CDS encoding alpha/beta hydrolase, which translates to MNTLHIGAAVFIVLSMFNTASGVEKNSNYKNLDPQVAQFLSNLAKNDGPPIYTLPVEQARKVLDDLQAGSVGTIPADIKDITIKGGPTKEVSVRLIRPQGSKGILPAVVYVHGGGWILGNKNTHDRLVRQIANHANVVVAFINYTPSPEAQYPVPTEQIYSAASYLAKNAAKYQIDPKRMAIAGDSVGGLMATVVAQLAKQRGGPAFVYQLLFYPVTDADFNTQSYNKFADGYWLSKKAMKWFWDAYAPHITERSMPTVSPLRASIKQLHGLPPALIITDENDVLLDEGKAYAEKLQKAGVNTEFKLIKGTVHDFAMLDPLKDTAPTKDAIAYAVRKLKKALYSN; encoded by the coding sequence ATGAACACATTGCATATTGGTGCTGCCGTTTTTATCGTGCTTTCAATGTTCAATACGGCGAGTGGGGTTGAAAAAAACAGTAATTATAAAAACCTCGATCCTCAAGTTGCTCAATTTTTAAGCAATTTAGCAAAGAATGATGGACCGCCAATTTATACGTTGCCGGTTGAGCAAGCACGAAAAGTGCTTGATGATCTTCAGGCGGGTTCTGTTGGCACTATTCCCGCTGACATAAAAGATATCACTATTAAAGGTGGCCCGACCAAAGAGGTTTCGGTTAGATTAATACGCCCACAGGGCAGCAAAGGTATTTTGCCTGCGGTCGTTTATGTTCATGGAGGGGGCTGGATTCTGGGAAATAAAAATACGCACGATAGATTGGTGCGACAGATAGCAAATCACGCAAATGTTGTTGTCGCGTTCATTAATTATACTCCGTCCCCTGAAGCCCAGTACCCTGTTCCTACAGAACAGATTTACTCAGCAGCTTCTTACCTTGCAAAGAATGCTGCCAAGTATCAAATCGATCCCAAACGAATGGCAATCGCGGGCGATAGCGTTGGTGGTCTGATGGCGACCGTTGTAGCTCAATTGGCAAAGCAAAGGGGTGGGCCAGCATTTGTGTATCAACTTCTTTTCTATCCGGTGACCGATGCAGATTTTAATACTCAATCTTATAATAAATTTGCTGATGGCTACTGGTTATCCAAAAAAGCTATGAAATGGTTTTGGGATGCTTATGCGCCGCATATTACTGAACGAAGCATGCCGACAGTTTCTCCCTTGAGGGCTTCTATTAAACAACTACATGGCTTGCCGCCTGCATTGATTATCACCGATGAAAATGATGTTCTTCTTGATGAGGGAAAGGCATATGCCGAAAAATTGCAAAAAGCGGGCGTGAATACCGAGTTCAAATTGATAAAAGGCACGGTTCATGATTTTGCAATGTTAGATCCATTAAAAGATACTGCGCCAACCAAGGATGCGATTGCATATGCGGTCCGCAAATTAAAAAAGGCTTTGTATTCTAATTGA
- a CDS encoding DEAD/DEAH box helicase, which produces MSEYGNFRKSWQKGGASKDKGSRGHSRGGGRPQRAIKKFDPSAFIKKVEEQTSAPAYVPKNTFNDFLIDEQIKKNVAAKGYVNPTPIQDEAIPVILEGKDVIGTANTGTGKTASFLIPLVHNVLTKKTNRVLIIAPTRELADQILEELRLFASKTGIHAALCIGGANMMAQIDKLKKNPQFVIGTPGRLLDLEQNRIINFNNYTSIVLDEVDRMLDMGFINDIKYIISKLPAKRHSLFFSATISNDLKKIMDSFLRDPISIRIQARQSAENVNQNILHIGNNNKIELLHDLLIKPEFKKVIIFSRTKRATDKLAKMLRERGFDVVAIHGDKTQSQRKKSLDLFKQDKVRILLATDVVARGIDIDDVSHVINYDLPETYEDYIHRIGRTGRAAKIGQAITFVE; this is translated from the coding sequence ATGTCAGAATACGGAAATTTCAGAAAAAGTTGGCAAAAGGGCGGCGCATCAAAAGATAAAGGATCTCGTGGCCATTCGCGCGGTGGTGGCAGGCCTCAGAGAGCAATAAAAAAATTTGATCCCTCAGCTTTCATAAAAAAAGTTGAAGAGCAAACTTCAGCTCCTGCCTATGTTCCTAAAAATACCTTCAACGATTTTTTAATCGACGAGCAAATTAAAAAAAATGTTGCTGCAAAAGGGTATGTAAATCCGACGCCAATTCAAGATGAAGCGATCCCGGTTATCTTGGAAGGCAAGGATGTTATTGGAACTGCAAATACTGGAACAGGAAAAACTGCTTCGTTTTTAATACCATTGGTTCATAATGTTTTAACAAAAAAAACTAATCGCGTATTAATTATTGCCCCAACGCGTGAATTAGCAGATCAGATTTTAGAAGAACTGAGATTGTTTGCAAGCAAAACCGGCATTCATGCTGCGCTGTGCATTGGCGGTGCAAATATGATGGCTCAAATTGATAAGCTGAAAAAAAATCCACAGTTTGTGATTGGAACGCCAGGCAGATTATTGGATCTTGAACAAAATCGCATCATCAATTTTAATAATTATACTTCGATCGTACTTGATGAAGTTGATAGAATGCTTGATATGGGATTCATTAACGATATCAAATATATTATTTCGAAATTACCAGCTAAGCGACATTCATTATTTTTCTCGGCAACTATTTCGAATGATCTAAAGAAAATAATGGATTCATTCTTACGCGATCCTATTTCCATTCGTATTCAGGCGCGTCAATCTGCAGAAAATGTAAACCAAAATATACTTCATATTGGCAACAATAACAAAATTGAACTTCTTCACGATCTTCTGATTAAGCCGGAGTTCAAGAAGGTTATTATTTTTTCACGCACAAAACGAGCAACCGATAAATTAGCAAAAATGCTGCGTGAGCGTGGATTTGACGTTGTCGCAATTCATGGCGATAAAACACAATCGCAAAGAAAAAAATCACTGGATCTTTTCAAGCAAGACAAAGTACGTATTCTTTTGGCAACGGACGTGGTTGCGCGCGGTATTGATATTGACGATGTATCGCACGTTATTAACTATGATCTGCCGGAAACGTATGAGGATTACATCCATAGAATTGGTAGAACAGGGCGTGCTGCTAAAATTGGCCAAGCAATAACGTTTGTTGAATAG